Proteins encoded in a region of the Streptomyces sp. NBC_01298 genome:
- the asnB gene encoding asparagine synthase (glutamine-hydrolyzing) has translation MCRIFGSFSAGAARPDPGELAAVSARQRHGGPDEHDVLSGAGWSLGCDRLAVTDLRGGRQPYRLPHLPGIIAVLNGEIYNHRILRRELAARGHRFPDTCDGTLLPALYAEYGPAFAERLDGMFAVAVLDLRASPLLVLAVDPMGMKPIHYHRGEDGSFRFASEIPALLAFEGVRITPRADTLDTVLATRTPFSTQTALEGISVMPPGATAVVSPGREPAVRRRPVQPAAPSEAGFGTEDVLRREVRRLARADVPVCALTSGGLDSGLVTALAAEYARETGAPSLHTFHLTYQGRWPGSERIHARAVARQARTVHHEVALDPGELGSLLTRATRHLGQPNADPIALSTYALFRAVREAGFTVALTGDGADELFGGYARMREALEAPAGGDWAASYADALSAAPRMLREYLYTPAYRAYIAEEGSAADRIVRELRSARTDRLTAITSFETRWRLPAYHLRRVDHLSMAWAVEARMPFCQPAVAAHARDLPSAARRGKLALYEAGRDLLPATVLNRPKQPFTLPVTAMLSPGSPLLEPVRELLSPDRLLRGGQVRPDRVQRLLARQLERPSDQDALTLWALATHELWTEVVRGMGVPVGCAA, from the coding sequence ATGTGCAGGATTTTCGGCTCCTTCTCGGCCGGCGCGGCGCGCCCCGACCCGGGCGAGCTCGCCGCGGTCTCCGCCCGTCAGCGGCACGGTGGTCCCGACGAACATGACGTGCTCAGCGGGGCCGGCTGGTCGCTCGGGTGCGACCGGCTCGCCGTGACCGACCTCCGTGGCGGTCGACAGCCCTACCGGCTGCCCCACTTGCCCGGGATCATCGCCGTACTCAACGGCGAGATCTACAACCACCGCATCCTCCGCCGCGAGCTCGCGGCCCGCGGCCACCGCTTCCCCGACACGTGCGACGGCACCCTGCTGCCCGCGCTCTACGCCGAGTACGGGCCGGCCTTCGCCGAGCGGCTCGATGGGATGTTCGCCGTGGCCGTCCTCGACCTGCGGGCGAGCCCCCTACTCGTCTTGGCCGTCGACCCCATGGGGATGAAACCCATTCACTACCACCGGGGCGAGGACGGCTCCTTCCGCTTCGCCTCCGAGATCCCGGCACTCCTGGCCTTCGAAGGGGTGCGGATCACTCCTCGCGCTGACACCCTCGACACGGTCCTAGCCACACGGACACCCTTCTCCACGCAGACTGCCCTGGAAGGCATCAGTGTCATGCCCCCGGGCGCGACCGCTGTCGTCAGCCCTGGGCGGGAACCGGCCGTACGGCGGCGGCCCGTGCAGCCGGCGGCGCCCTCAGAGGCCGGCTTCGGCACCGAGGACGTGTTGCGCCGCGAAGTGCGACGCCTCGCCCGAGCCGATGTGCCGGTCTGTGCCCTCACGAGTGGTGGTCTCGACTCCGGCCTGGTGACCGCGCTGGCAGCAGAGTACGCGCGTGAAACCGGCGCGCCGTCCCTGCACACCTTCCATCTCACCTACCAGGGCCGATGGCCGGGCTCGGAGCGCATCCACGCCCGCGCCGTCGCCCGGCAGGCCCGGACCGTCCACCACGAAGTGGCGCTGGATCCCGGGGAGCTGGGATCGCTACTCACCCGCGCCACCCGGCATCTGGGGCAGCCGAACGCCGACCCCATCGCCCTGAGTACGTACGCCCTCTTCCGGGCCGTACGAGAGGCCGGCTTCACCGTCGCTCTCACCGGAGACGGCGCCGACGAGCTGTTCGGTGGATATGCCCGGATGCGGGAGGCCCTGGAGGCCCCTGCGGGTGGCGACTGGGCCGCCTCGTACGCCGACGCGCTGTCCGCGGCACCCAGGATGCTCCGCGAATACCTCTACACCCCCGCGTACCGGGCCTACATCGCCGAGGAAGGTTCGGCTGCCGACCGCATAGTGCGGGAGCTTCGCTCCGCGCGCACGGATCGGCTCACCGCGATCACTTCGTTCGAGACCCGCTGGCGGCTGCCCGCCTACCACCTTCGCCGAGTCGACCACCTGAGCATGGCGTGGGCGGTCGAGGCCCGGATGCCGTTCTGTCAGCCCGCTGTCGCCGCGCACGCCCGGGACCTCCCTTCGGCCGCTCGACGCGGGAAGCTGGCGCTGTACGAGGCCGGGCGCGACCTGCTGCCCGCCACCGTGCTGAACCGGCCCAAGCAGCCCTTCACCCTGCCCGTGACCGCGATGCTTAGCCCTGGTAGTCCCCTCCTCGAGCCCGTGCGGGAGCTCTTGTCTCCGGACCGGCTCTTGCGGGGCGGCCAGGTCCGGCCCGACCGGGTGCAGCGCTTGCTCGCCCGGCAACTGGAACGGCCTTCGGACCAGGACGCGCTCACCCTGTGGGCGCTGGCCACCCACGAACTGTGGACCGAAGTCGTCCGGGGGATGGGTGTCCCGGTCGGATGCGCCGCGTGA
- a CDS encoding PIG-L deacetylase family protein, with amino-acid sequence MEHFATDLTDRSAPESLLVVAAHPDDIEFCVSGTVMRWIAQGTTRVTYCIVTDGGAGGYDEQLPRQAMGDLRRAEQVHSAKRSGVEDVRFLGYPDSFVEPSVELRRDLCRVIRQVRPQRAVIPSPEINWARVADLHPDHRAVGDAALRAIYPEARNPFAHPSLLKEEGLEPWIVPELWLMTGPTPNQYIDVTPVFERKVEALRIHTSQTAHFDDLAGLLRDWLGEHARAAGLPTGRMAEAFQVVKIE; translated from the coding sequence ATGGAGCACTTCGCGACCGATCTAACAGACCGCAGCGCCCCGGAATCCCTGCTGGTGGTGGCCGCGCACCCGGACGACATCGAGTTCTGTGTCAGCGGCACGGTCATGCGGTGGATCGCCCAGGGCACGACGCGGGTCACGTACTGCATCGTCACCGACGGCGGGGCCGGCGGATACGACGAGCAGCTCCCCCGCCAAGCGATGGGGGACCTCCGGCGAGCCGAACAGGTGCACTCGGCCAAGCGGAGCGGCGTCGAGGACGTCCGCTTCCTCGGCTACCCCGACAGCTTCGTCGAGCCGAGCGTCGAGCTGCGCCGCGATCTGTGCCGGGTGATCCGACAGGTTCGCCCGCAGCGCGCCGTCATCCCCAGCCCGGAGATCAACTGGGCCCGAGTGGCCGACCTTCACCCGGACCATCGCGCGGTCGGCGATGCCGCCCTACGTGCGATCTACCCCGAGGCCCGCAATCCCTTCGCGCATCCTTCCCTCCTCAAGGAGGAAGGACTGGAGCCCTGGATCGTGCCAGAACTGTGGCTGATGACCGGCCCCACGCCGAACCAGTACATCGACGTGACCCCCGTCTTCGAACGCAAGGTCGAGGCTCTGCGGATCCACACCTCGCAGACGGCCCATTTCGACGACCTGGCGGGGCTACTGCGGGACTGGTTGGGGGAACACGCAAGGGCAGCGGGACTGCCGACGGGCCGGATGGCAGAAGCCTTCCAGGTCGTGAAGATCGAATGA
- a CDS encoding maleylpyruvate isomerase family mycothiol-dependent enzyme, with translation MTVLDEIRDPWLPDRLLRTERDALMPLLRRTPPEAYALRTACPGWTARQVLAHCAAALVRIVEGRLEEGVFLPEANAADVAEREHWPLAQILDELERGFTEAGPEIAAGDGTLDAVALGEWVHAGDVRDAFGESGAYSGDSLTLALPLLRITSRKRGTPRLVAQLNGLDGLLVLGNEIEGRPAARFQGDAATLIRLYSGRPLVATRYELTDATEQELLIYR, from the coding sequence ATGACAGTTCTCGACGAGATACGTGACCCTTGGCTTCCGGATCGGCTGTTGCGAACCGAACGCGACGCGTTGATGCCGCTGTTGCGTCGAACCCCCCCGGAGGCATACGCGCTACGCACGGCCTGTCCTGGCTGGACTGCCCGGCAGGTGCTCGCCCACTGCGCGGCGGCCCTGGTGCGGATTGTCGAAGGACGATTGGAAGAGGGAGTGTTCCTCCCCGAGGCCAACGCGGCGGACGTCGCCGAACGCGAACACTGGCCGTTGGCCCAGATCCTTGACGAGTTGGAGCGGGGCTTCACCGAGGCCGGCCCGGAGATCGCCGCGGGCGACGGCACGCTGGACGCGGTGGCGCTGGGGGAGTGGGTCCACGCCGGCGATGTCCGTGACGCGTTCGGGGAGTCGGGGGCTTACAGCGGGGACAGCCTGACACTTGCCCTGCCCCTTCTCCGCATTACGAGCCGCAAGCGGGGGACACCTCGGCTGGTCGCACAACTCAATGGTCTGGACGGTCTCTTGGTTTTGGGCAATGAGATCGAGGGACGGCCCGCGGCCCGCTTCCAAGGCGACGCGGCCACGCTGATTCGCCTCTACTCGGGCCGTCCGCTGGTCGCGACCCGCTACGAACTCACGGATGCGACCGAACAAGAACTGCTCATCTACCGATGA
- the ahcY gene encoding adenosylhomocysteinase, with the protein MPAEFTDFKVADLSLAAFGRKEITLAEHEMPGLMSIRREYAAAQPLAGARITGSLHMTVQTAVLIETLVALGADVRWVSCNIFSTQDHAAAAVAAAGIPVFAWKGETLEEYWWCTEQALTWPGHAGPNMILDDGGDATLLVHKGVEYEKAGSIPDPSTAENDEMRVVLELLHSTSLKWTELASEIRGVTEETTTGVHRLYEMQQAGALLFPAINVNDAVTKSKFDNKYGCRHSLIDGINRATDVLIGGKVAVVCGYGDVGKGSAESLRGQGARVIVTEIDPICALQAAMDGYQVATLDDVVEIADIFITTTGNKDIIMAADMAKMKHQAIVGNIGHFDNEIDMAGLAAVEGIVKDEVKPQVHTWKFPDGKVLIVLSEGRLLNLGNATGHPSFVMSNSFADQTLAQIELYTKPAEYPTDVYVLPKHLDEKVARLHLDALGVKLTTLRPEQAAYIGVDVSGPYKPDHYRY; encoded by the coding sequence ATGCCTGCTGAATTCACCGATTTCAAGGTCGCAGACCTTTCCCTCGCCGCCTTCGGGCGCAAGGAGATCACACTTGCCGAGCACGAGATGCCCGGCCTGATGTCCATCCGCCGCGAGTACGCGGCGGCGCAGCCGCTGGCCGGGGCCCGGATCACGGGCTCCCTGCACATGACGGTGCAGACGGCCGTGCTGATCGAGACGCTCGTCGCCCTGGGCGCGGACGTCCGATGGGTCTCGTGCAACATCTTCTCCACCCAGGACCACGCGGCGGCCGCCGTCGCCGCCGCCGGCATCCCGGTCTTCGCCTGGAAGGGCGAGACGCTGGAGGAGTACTGGTGGTGCACCGAGCAGGCGCTGACCTGGCCCGGGCACGCGGGTCCCAACATGATCCTGGACGACGGCGGTGACGCCACCCTGCTGGTCCACAAGGGCGTCGAGTACGAGAAGGCCGGAAGCATCCCCGACCCCTCGACCGCCGAGAACGACGAGATGCGCGTCGTCCTGGAACTGCTGCACAGCACGTCCTTGAAGTGGACCGAGCTGGCGTCCGAGATCCGCGGCGTCACCGAGGAGACCACGACGGGCGTCCACCGCCTGTACGAGATGCAGCAGGCCGGCGCGCTGCTGTTTCCGGCGATCAACGTGAACGACGCCGTGACGAAGTCGAAGTTCGACAACAAGTACGGCTGCCGCCACTCCCTGATCGACGGCATCAACCGCGCCACGGATGTCCTGATCGGCGGCAAGGTCGCCGTCGTCTGCGGCTACGGCGACGTCGGCAAGGGCTCCGCGGAGTCCCTGCGCGGCCAGGGCGCGCGCGTCATCGTCACCGAGATCGACCCGATCTGCGCCCTGCAGGCCGCGATGGACGGATACCAGGTCGCGACGCTGGACGACGTGGTGGAGATCGCCGACATCTTCATCACGACGACCGGCAACAAGGACATCATCATGGCCGCGGACATGGCCAAGATGAAGCACCAGGCGATCGTCGGCAACATCGGCCACTTCGATAACGAGATCGACATGGCCGGCCTCGCGGCCGTCGAGGGCATCGTCAAGGACGAGGTCAAGCCGCAGGTCCACACCTGGAAGTTCCCCGACGGCAAGGTCTTGATCGTGCTGTCCGAGGGCCGCCTCCTGAACCTCGGCAACGCGACCGGTCACCCGTCCTTCGTGATGTCGAACTCCTTCGCGGACCAGACCCTGGCCCAGATCGAGCTCTACACCAAGCCGGCCGAATACCCCACGGACGTCTACGTGCTCCCCAAGCACCTCGACGAGAAGGTCGCCCGCCTGCACCTCGACGCCCTTGGCGTGAAGCTGACGACCCTGCGCCCTGAGCAGGCCGCGTACATCGGCGTGGACGTCAGCGGCCCCTACAAGCCCGACCACTACCGCTACTGA